In a single window of the Populus alba chromosome 16, ASM523922v2, whole genome shotgun sequence genome:
- the LOC118051884 gene encoding 1-acyl-sn-glycerol-3-phosphate acyltransferase 2 yields MAIVSLVILPLGVFFFCSGLIVNLVQAICFVFIRPLSKSTYRKINRQLAELLWLELVWIFDWWAGVQIKVFTDPETFRLMGKEHALVMCNHRSDIDWLVGWVLAQRSGCLGSALAVMKKSSKFLPVIGWSMWFSEYLFLERNWAMDENTLKSGLQRLKDFPRPFWLALFVEGTRFTQAKLLAAQEYAASQGLPIPRNVLIPRTKGFVSAVSNMRSFAPAIYDITLAIPKSSPPPTILNLFKGKSSVVHVHIKRHLMKELPETDDGVAQWCKDIFVAKDALLDKHMADDTFSAQELQDNGRSKKSLVVVTSWACLLIFGALKFLQWSSLLSSWRGIAFTVSGLAVVTVLMHILIRSSQSERSTPAKVAPAKTKNEGKPSETGDDKQH; encoded by the exons ATGGCGATTGTATCACTTGTTATTTTGCCGTTAggcgttttctttttttgttcaggTTTAATTGTTAATCTCGTTCAG GcaatttgctttgtttttattcGGCCTTTATCAAAGAGCACGTACAGAAAAATCAATAGGCAATTAGCGGAATTGTTATGGCTCGAACTCGTTTGGATCTTCGATTGGTGGGCTGGAGTCCAG ATCAAAGTGTTTACAGATCCAGAAACTTTCCGTTTGATGG GTAAAGAACATGCACTTGTTATGTGCAACCACAGAAGCGACATTGATTGGCTTGTCGGATGGGTTTTGGCTCAG CGATCTGGGTGCCTGGGAAGTGCGTTAGCTGTcatgaaaaaatcatcaaaatttctTCCG GTGATAGGTTGGTCAATGTGGTTTTCTGAATACCTTTTTCTTGAAAGAAACTGGGCCATGGATGAAAACACATTAAAG TCTGGTCTGCAACGGCTAAAGGACTTTCCTCGTCCATTTTGGCTGGCTCTTTTTGTGGAAGGAACTCGCTTTACTCAGGCAAAGCTTTTAGCAGCTCAGGAATATGCAGCTTCTCAAGGACTGCCTATCCCCAGAAATGTTTTAATTCCTCGTACGAAG GGATTTGTTTCAGCGGTGAGTAATATGCGTTCATTTGCACCAGCCATATATGATATAACATTGGCTATCCCAAAAAGTTCTCCTCCACCTACGATACTCAACCTCTTTAAGGGGAAATCTTCTGTG GTGCACGTACACATAAAGCGGCATTTGATGAAGGAATTGCCTGAAACAGATGATGGTGTTGCACAGTGGTGTAAAGATATTTTTGTGGCCAAG GATGCATTACTGGACAAGCATATGGCTGACGACACCTTCAGTGCCCAAGAATTGCAAGATAATGGTCGATCAAAGAAGTCTCTTGTG GTTGTTACCTCTTGGGCGTGCCTCCTTATTTTTGGGGCGCTGAAATTCCTTCAATGGTCATCCCTTTTGTCCTCATGGAGGGGTATAGCATTTACAGTGTCGGGTTTGGCCGTCGTCACTGTCCTAATGCACATCTTGATTCGGTCTTCTCAGTCAGAGCGTTCAACACCCGCCAAGGTTGCTCCAGCGAAGACCAAGAATGAAGGAAAACCTTCAGAGACAGGAGATGACAAACAACACTGA
- the LOC118051875 gene encoding dehydration-responsive element-binding protein 2F: MENCRRSPLKPWKKGPTRGKGGPQNAMCEYRGVRQRTWGKWVAEIREPKKRTRLWLGSFATAEEAAMAYDEAARRLYGPDAYLNLPHLQSNFNPLNKSQKLKWIPSKNFISMFPSCGLLNIHAQPSVHVIHQRLEELKNNRPLHQSSVASSSSSSESRNEVMIVSDENHVANLAVAEKDVEISSEKMLIRNHDEKPQIDLNEFLQQLGILKEEKQPDSNDVEECLTVPESSQIYEKELAALADKSFNWDSLIEMHGITDHQAAELNSFPVYDVQDEPAFPTSIWNF, translated from the coding sequence ATGGAAAATTGCAGAAGGTCGCCATTGAAGCCGTGGAAGAAAGGTCCAACAAGAGGCAAAGGCGGTCCTCAAAATGCCATGTGTGAGTACCGAGGTGTTCGTCAAAGAACATGGGGCAAATGGGTGGCAGAAATAAGAGAACCCAAGAAGAGAACCAGACTTTGGTTGGGTTCTTTTGCCACTGCTGAAGAAGCTGCTATGGCCTACGATGAGGCTGCAAGAAGATTGTATGGACCGGATGCTTATCTTAATCTACCTCACCTTCAGTCCAACTTTAATCCTCTAAACAAATCACAGAAGCTCAAATGGATTCCTTCCAAGAACTTCATTTCCATGTTTCCTTCTTGTGGGCTGCTTAATATACATGCACAGCCTAGCGTTCATGTCATCCATCAGCGGCTCGAAGAACTCAAGAACAACAGGCCCCTTCATCAATCCTCTGTCGCTTCTAGTTCTTCCTCCTCTGAATCCAGAAATGAAGTGATGATTGTAAGTGACGAAAACCATGTAGCAAATCTCGCCGTAGCAGAGAAAGATGTGGAAATATCATCGGAGAAGATGCTGATAAGAAATCATGACGAGAAACCACAGATTGATCTGAACGAGTTCCTTCAGCAGCTGGGCATActgaaagaagagaaacagcCAGATAGCAATGATGTCGAAGAATGTCTCACGGTGCCAGAATCTTCACAAATATATGAAAAAGAACTTGCAGCATTGGCAGACAAGAGTTTCAATTGGGATTCACTGATTGAAATGCATGGAATTACAGATCATCAAGCAGCAGAATTAAATAGTTTTCCAGTTTATGACGTCCAAGATGAGCCGGCTTTCCCAACTTCCATTTGGAACTTCTAG